A stretch of the Streptomyces sp. NBC_00078 genome encodes the following:
- a CDS encoding GNAT family N-acetyltransferase gives MQIREAAADDWPRIWPFWHRVVASGETYTWDPDTSEEAARVLWMNPAKRVYVVEDDTRAIVASAYVTPNYGGPAAGIANAGFMVDPDRAGRGIGRALAEHVLAAAKADGYRAMVFNAVVETNPAVRLWTSLGFTILGTVPDAFEHPRHGRVGLHIMYRAL, from the coding sequence ATGCAGATCAGAGAAGCCGCGGCCGACGACTGGCCGCGGATCTGGCCTTTCTGGCACCGCGTCGTCGCCTCCGGCGAGACGTACACCTGGGACCCGGACACCTCCGAGGAGGCTGCCCGGGTCCTTTGGATGAATCCGGCCAAACGCGTCTACGTCGTCGAGGACGACACCCGCGCGATCGTCGCCTCGGCCTACGTCACCCCCAACTACGGCGGCCCCGCGGCCGGCATCGCCAACGCCGGCTTCATGGTCGACCCCGACCGGGCCGGCCGGGGCATCGGCCGCGCCCTCGCCGAGCACGTCCTGGCCGCCGCCAAGGCCGACGGATACCGCGCGATGGTCTTCAACGCCGTCGTCGAGACCAACCCCGCCGTCCGGCTGTGGACGTCCCTGGGCTTCACGATCCTGGGCACGGTGCCGGACGCGTTCGAGCATCCGCGGCACGGCCGGGTGGGTCTGCACATCATGTACCGGGCGCTCTGA
- a CDS encoding amidase has product MTSWVGRTAAEIAAAVREKRATPREVVAEHLERIARLDARVGAFRVVRGRAALAEADEVASRADLAELPLAGVPVAVKDNLAVRGESNRVGSAATPDTPADEDHVTVARLRAAGAVVVGLTNVPELCVFGTTEGVHGTSRNPWDLTRTAGGSSGGSAAAVAAALVPVALGNDGMGSLRIPAANCGLVTIKPGHGVVPAGIGEGDWFGMSENGPLATTVEDARLMLSILADAGTEAVRPPEPAMRKIAVSLRSPLLGVTITKPYTTAARDAGAVLIKAGHQVRRADPPYPLSLSTTSLAHWTAGTAVDAAALDPRLLTRRTRVHAAVGRRFVSSVRTSDSRDRLRRRLEPFFAEYDVLLTPTLARRSPKSVAWHERGWLPNLLANTTYSPLTPPWNLTGWPALSLPFGALRSGAPCAVQLVGRPGAEALLLDLAEQLEKLHPWRRTAPLDQLDP; this is encoded by the coding sequence GTGACCAGCTGGGTCGGCCGGACCGCTGCCGAGATCGCCGCCGCCGTACGCGAGAAGCGGGCCACGCCTCGGGAGGTGGTGGCCGAACACCTGGAGCGGATCGCGCGGCTCGACGCCCGCGTCGGAGCCTTCCGTGTGGTGCGGGGCCGGGCGGCGCTCGCCGAGGCCGACGAGGTGGCCTCCCGCGCCGATCTCGCCGAACTGCCGCTGGCCGGCGTGCCGGTGGCCGTCAAGGACAACCTCGCCGTACGCGGCGAGTCCAACCGCGTCGGCTCCGCGGCGACGCCGGACACCCCCGCCGACGAGGACCATGTGACGGTGGCCCGGCTGCGGGCGGCGGGCGCGGTGGTCGTGGGCCTGACGAACGTGCCCGAACTGTGCGTCTTCGGCACCACCGAGGGTGTGCACGGAACCTCCCGCAACCCCTGGGACCTGACCCGCACGGCGGGCGGCTCCTCGGGCGGCAGCGCGGCCGCGGTCGCCGCGGCGCTGGTGCCGGTCGCACTCGGCAACGACGGCATGGGCTCGCTGCGCATCCCGGCCGCCAACTGCGGTCTCGTCACCATCAAGCCGGGCCACGGCGTCGTCCCTGCGGGCATCGGCGAGGGCGACTGGTTCGGCATGTCCGAGAACGGTCCGCTCGCCACGACGGTCGAGGACGCCCGCCTGATGCTGTCGATCCTGGCGGACGCCGGCACCGAGGCGGTACGACCGCCAGAGCCCGCCATGCGCAAGATCGCCGTCTCGCTGCGCAGTCCCCTGCTCGGCGTCACGATCACCAAGCCGTACACGACCGCGGCCCGTGACGCGGGCGCCGTCCTCATCAAGGCCGGGCACCAGGTCCGCCGCGCCGACCCGCCCTACCCGCTCTCCCTGAGCACGACGTCCCTCGCTCACTGGACGGCGGGCACGGCGGTGGACGCGGCGGCCCTGGACCCACGCCTGCTCACCCGCCGCACCCGGGTACACGCCGCCGTCGGCCGCCGCTTCGTGAGCAGCGTCCGCACCAGCGACAGCCGGGACCGACTGCGCCGTCGCCTGGAGCCGTTCTTCGCCGAGTACGACGTCCTGCTCACGCCCACGCTCGCCCGCCGCTCCCCCAAGTCCGTGGCCTGGCACGAACGCGGCTGGCTCCCCAACCTCCTCGCCAACACCACCTACTCGCCCCTGACCCCGCCGTGGAACCTCACCGGCTGGCCGGCCCTGTCCCTCCCCTTCGGCGCCCTCCGGTCCGGCGCCCCCTGCGCCGTCCAACTGGTGGGCCGCCCGGGCGCGGAGGCACTGCTGCTGGACCTGGCGGAGCAGCTGGAGAAGCTGCATCCGTGGCGGCGGACGGCACCGTTGGACCAGCTTGATCCCTGA
- a CDS encoding DedA family protein — protein MHALVDWLADLSGSVVYVVVVALVFAEDALFFGFVLPGETAAIVGGVLARRGNVDLAWLTLAVVLAAIAGDSVGYEIGRRLGPPLLGSRPLRRRAARVDKARDLIRRRGPAAVFVGRFLAFLRSLVPALAGASNMPYRRFLLYNAIGGLLWGVGNVLVGYAAGAAYERVVGLVGRTLALATAALVLVALVVWHIRRHRGSGS, from the coding sequence ATGCACGCGCTCGTCGACTGGCTCGCCGATCTGTCCGGATCCGTGGTCTACGTCGTGGTCGTGGCCCTGGTGTTCGCCGAGGACGCGCTGTTCTTCGGGTTCGTGCTGCCCGGCGAGACCGCCGCGATCGTCGGCGGCGTGCTGGCCCGGCGGGGCAACGTCGACCTGGCCTGGCTGACGCTCGCCGTGGTTCTCGCGGCGATCGCCGGGGACAGCGTCGGCTACGAGATCGGCCGGCGCCTGGGACCGCCGCTGCTGGGCAGCCGCCCCCTGCGCCGGCGGGCCGCGCGCGTGGACAAGGCACGCGACCTGATCCGCCGGCGCGGTCCTGCGGCGGTCTTCGTCGGCCGTTTCCTCGCCTTCCTGAGGTCGCTCGTGCCGGCACTGGCGGGCGCGTCGAACATGCCGTACCGCCGCTTCCTGCTCTACAACGCCATCGGCGGCCTGCTCTGGGGCGTCGGCAACGTCCTTGTCGGCTATGCCGCGGGGGCCGCCTACGAGCGCGTCGTGGGCCTGGTCGGCCGAACCCTGGCCCTGGCCACGGCCGCGCTCGTCCTCGTGGCCCTCGTCGTCTGGCACATCCGCCGGCACCGCGGCTCCGGCAGCTGA
- a CDS encoding MaoC family dehydratase gives MSAPTTTTIGDADFAVPIGDRYFEDYVPGAVYVYGSITMTEEDILRFARDFDPQGIHTDPQAALRGPYQGLIASGWHTCAVMMRMYADHYISKVGGLASPGIDDLRWVRPVRPGDSLSLRTTVLETRVSRSKPDRGLVHTGIEVLGRHGEPVLTMTAVNFLLRRTVPEEIASDGYS, from the coding sequence ATGTCAGCACCGACGACCACCACGATCGGCGACGCGGATTTCGCCGTGCCCATCGGGGACCGCTACTTCGAGGACTACGTGCCGGGTGCGGTCTACGTCTACGGCAGCATCACCATGACGGAGGAGGACATCCTCCGCTTCGCCCGCGACTTCGATCCGCAGGGCATCCACACCGATCCGCAGGCCGCGCTGCGGGGCCCCTACCAGGGGCTGATCGCCAGCGGCTGGCACACCTGCGCCGTCATGATGCGGATGTACGCCGACCACTACATCAGCAAGGTCGGCGGCCTGGCCTCCCCGGGCATCGACGATCTGCGCTGGGTACGCCCGGTACGGCCCGGCGACAGCCTCTCCCTGCGTACGACCGTCCTGGAGACCCGCGTCTCCCGGTCCAAGCCGGACCGCGGACTCGTCCACACCGGGATCGAGGTCCTGGGCCGGCACGGCGAGCCCGTCCTGACCATGACCGCGGTCAACTTCCTGCTGCGCCGGACGGTCCCGGAGGAGATCGCCTCCGACGGGTACTCGTAA
- a CDS encoding helix-turn-helix transcriptional regulator, producing the protein MTAVQPAPVPSVPDVLSLQRGGPTVQRIMLGTRLRRLRESLSISRDTAASAIRASDAKLCRMELGRVGFKQRDIADLLTLYGVQDPDVRQEFLDSVQRANEPGWWRAYGDAFPSWFEQHLGLEEAASLIRTYEVQFIPGLLQTPAYAEAVIRLGHAISDPDAIQRRVDLRMTRQELLAKPGAPKLWVVVDEAALRRPLGGCEVMRDQLKHLIEVAALPNLTLQVLPFHVGGHAAAGGPVTVLRFPVPDLPDVVYLEQLSSALYLDKPEEVDHYLAVMDRLSLVAAPAADSVTFLEQVLKQT; encoded by the coding sequence ATGACGGCAGTTCAACCAGCACCCGTTCCCTCCGTTCCCGATGTTCTGAGCCTGCAGCGGGGCGGGCCGACCGTGCAGCGCATCATGCTGGGCACCCGGCTGCGCCGCCTGCGCGAATCCCTCAGCATCAGCCGGGACACGGCCGCTTCGGCGATACGCGCCTCGGACGCCAAGCTCTGCCGCATGGAACTGGGCCGCGTGGGCTTCAAGCAGCGCGACATCGCCGACCTGCTCACCCTGTACGGCGTCCAGGACCCGGACGTACGCCAGGAGTTCCTCGACTCGGTGCAGCGCGCCAACGAACCGGGCTGGTGGCGGGCGTACGGAGACGCCTTCCCGAGCTGGTTCGAGCAGCATCTCGGCCTGGAGGAGGCCGCGTCACTCATCCGCACCTACGAAGTCCAGTTCATTCCCGGGCTGTTGCAGACACCCGCGTACGCGGAAGCCGTCATCCGGCTCGGCCACGCCATCTCCGACCCGGACGCGATCCAGCGCCGCGTCGACCTGCGCATGACCCGGCAGGAGCTGCTCGCCAAGCCGGGCGCGCCGAAGCTGTGGGTCGTGGTGGACGAGGCGGCGCTGCGCCGTCCGCTCGGCGGCTGCGAGGTGATGCGGGACCAGCTCAAGCACCTGATCGAGGTGGCCGCCCTGCCGAACCTCACCCTCCAGGTGCTGCCCTTCCATGTCGGCGGCCACGCGGCGGCCGGGGGCCCGGTCACCGTGCTGCGCTTCCCGGTGCCCGACCTGCCCGACGTCGTCTACCTCGAGCAGCTCTCCAGCGCCCTGTACCTGGACAAGCCCGAGGAGGTCGACCACTATCTCGCGGTCATGGACCGCCTCAGCCTGGTCGCCGCACCGGCCGCGGACTCGGTGACCTTCCTGGAACAGGTCCTGAAGCAGACCTGA
- a CDS encoding DUF397 domain-containing protein, translated as MQHVSNGMPATEFTGVVWRKSHHSNPEGNCVELAALPDGSVAVRNSRHPEGPALVYTGAEISAFVRGVKDGDFDGLLPGR; from the coding sequence ATGCAGCACGTGAGCAACGGCATGCCTGCCACCGAGTTCACAGGAGTGGTCTGGCGCAAGAGCCATCACAGCAACCCCGAGGGCAACTGCGTCGAACTCGCCGCGCTTCCGGACGGCAGCGTCGCCGTGCGCAACTCCCGCCACCCCGAAGGTCCCGCGCTCGTCTACACGGGCGCCGAGATCTCCGCGTTCGTCCGCGGCGTGAAGGACGGCGACTTCGACGGCCTACTCCCCGGCCGTTGA
- a CDS encoding ATP-binding protein: MPPVPQSAHIARGLIRRTLVDRAAHERVEDVAVTVSELVSNALRYGRAPGAEGELHPALWLAYWDRWSCVVCAVSDESDLVPVAVEADELAESGRGLQVVSALSDTWGWNPRADGGKLVWALFML; this comes from the coding sequence GTGCCGCCTGTTCCCCAATCCGCCCACATCGCCCGCGGCTTGATCCGGCGGACGCTCGTCGACCGGGCCGCGCACGAGCGCGTCGAGGACGTGGCCGTCACCGTGTCGGAACTGGTGAGCAACGCCCTGCGCTACGGCCGGGCGCCGGGCGCCGAGGGGGAGTTGCACCCGGCGCTGTGGCTCGCGTACTGGGACCGCTGGTCGTGCGTGGTGTGTGCGGTGAGCGACGAGAGCGACCTGGTCCCCGTCGCCGTGGAGGCGGACGAACTCGCGGAGTCGGGACGGGGACTGCAGGTCGTCTCGGCGCTGAGCGACACCTGGGGCTGGAACCCCCGGGCCGACGGCGGAAAGCTCGTGTGGGCCCTGTTCATGCTCTGA
- a CDS encoding SAM-dependent methyltransferase, whose product MTSEDPLADRLQLDRPHSARVWNFLLGGKDNYAADRQAGEMILQMFPDIALLARLQRRFLVRAVRRLAAEAGIRQFLDVGTGLPTVDNTHEVAQRVAPDSRIVYVDNDPLVLVHAQALLTSTPQGACAYLDADVREPERILEEAAKTLDFSRPVALTMLGILGQIPDSDEPEAVVARFLDALPAGSYLALSDGTDTNEALNQAISVYNANSASSYHLRGPERIAAFFDGLELVEPGVVPTSQWHPEPVDVGRSPSGVDAICGIGRKA is encoded by the coding sequence ATGACCTCCGAAGACCCGCTGGCCGACCGGCTGCAGCTGGACCGGCCGCATTCGGCCCGCGTGTGGAACTTCCTGCTGGGCGGCAAGGACAACTACGCCGCCGACCGCCAGGCCGGCGAGATGATCCTCCAGATGTTCCCGGACATCGCGCTGCTCGCCCGCCTTCAACGGCGCTTCCTCGTCCGGGCCGTGCGCCGTCTGGCCGCCGAGGCGGGGATCCGCCAGTTCCTCGACGTCGGCACCGGCCTGCCCACCGTCGACAACACCCACGAGGTCGCGCAACGCGTCGCCCCCGACAGCCGCATCGTGTACGTCGACAACGACCCGCTCGTGCTGGTGCACGCCCAGGCCCTGCTCACCAGCACCCCGCAGGGCGCCTGCGCCTACCTCGACGCCGATGTGCGCGAGCCCGAGCGGATCCTCGAAGAGGCGGCCAAAACCCTGGACTTCAGCCGGCCGGTGGCGCTGACCATGCTCGGCATCCTGGGCCAGATCCCCGACTCCGACGAGCCGGAGGCCGTCGTGGCCCGTTTCCTCGACGCGCTGCCTGCGGGCAGTTATCTCGCCCTGAGCGACGGCACCGACACCAACGAGGCGCTCAACCAGGCCATTTCCGTCTACAACGCCAACTCGGCCAGCTCGTACCACCTACGCGGGCCCGAGCGGATCGCGGCCTTCTTCGACGGGCTGGAACTGGTGGAACCGGGGGTCGTTCCCACCTCGCAGTGGCACCCCGAGCCCGTCGACGTGGGGCGCTCACCCTCCGGGGTGGACGCCATCTGCGGTATCGGCCGCAAGGCCTGA
- a CDS encoding FadR/GntR family transcriptional regulator has product MDETLAGETVTGPAPPKGTVTHRAIEQIKAMIAGGRLEPGQRLPTERDLAVQLGISRSSMREAIRALTVLGVLEARHGSGIYVTQLEAGDLLETFGVVADLSRGTRLVELLEVRRILESTATALAAARITPDQLAEVEKHLTAMNATDDPEKILAHDLAFHREIATAAGNETMAAILEGLSSRTFRARVWRGYQEEGAFARTRREHAAIHRALVAHDPEAARAAAAAHVGEVEQWLRAQLGS; this is encoded by the coding sequence ATGGACGAGACCCTGGCCGGGGAGACCGTGACCGGGCCCGCTCCGCCGAAGGGCACGGTGACGCACCGCGCCATCGAGCAGATCAAGGCCATGATCGCGGGGGGCCGTCTCGAGCCCGGCCAGCGACTTCCCACCGAACGCGACCTCGCGGTCCAGCTGGGCATCTCCCGCAGCTCGATGCGCGAGGCGATCCGCGCTCTCACCGTGCTCGGCGTCCTGGAGGCTCGGCACGGCTCCGGCATCTACGTCACCCAGCTGGAGGCCGGCGACCTGCTGGAGACCTTCGGCGTGGTCGCCGACCTCTCCCGGGGCACGCGTCTGGTGGAGCTGCTGGAGGTGCGCCGCATCCTGGAGTCGACGGCGACCGCGCTGGCGGCGGCCCGCATCACGCCCGACCAGCTGGCCGAGGTCGAGAAGCACCTCACGGCGATGAACGCCACCGACGACCCCGAGAAGATCCTCGCCCACGACCTCGCCTTCCACCGCGAGATCGCGACGGCCGCGGGCAACGAGACCATGGCCGCCATCCTGGAGGGCCTGTCCTCACGCACCTTCCGCGCCCGCGTGTGGCGCGGCTACCAGGAGGAGGGCGCCTTCGCCCGAACCCGCCGCGAACACGCGGCGATCCACCGTGCACTGGTGGCCCACGACCCGGAGGCCGCCCGAGCGGCGGCGGCCGCACACGTGGGGGAAGTGGAACAGTGGCTGCGGGCGCAGCTCGGGTCGTGA
- a CDS encoding sugar ABC transporter substrate-binding protein: protein MAALALTACGSTNDTGSGSSGGGGTGKVGVILPLLTSPFWQSYNDYVPKMAKTQGVETLKTVNSNSDPSQQITDINNQLNQGVKGLVVAPLDSAAIEAGLDQADRKGVPVVAVDVAPDKGKVAMVVRADNVAYGTKACDYLGGHITSGKVVQIMGDLASVNGRDRSEAFRACVKKKYPALKVLEIPAKWESDTAASKLDTLLNANPDIKGIYLQAGGVYLAPTLQTLKSKGMLKKTGTAGHITIVSNDGIPQEFDAIRKGQIDATVSQPADAYAKYGMYYVKAAMEGKTFKPGPTDHDSTIVKLPNGILEDQLPAPLVTKDNVDDPKLWGNTVK, encoded by the coding sequence ATGGCCGCCCTCGCGCTCACGGCATGCGGGAGTACGAACGACACCGGTTCCGGCAGCTCGGGAGGCGGCGGCACCGGCAAGGTCGGGGTGATCCTGCCCCTGCTGACCTCGCCGTTCTGGCAGTCGTACAACGACTACGTGCCGAAGATGGCGAAGACGCAGGGCGTCGAGACACTCAAGACGGTCAACTCCAACAGTGACCCCTCCCAGCAGATCACCGACATCAACAACCAGCTCAACCAGGGCGTGAAGGGCCTGGTCGTGGCCCCGCTGGACAGCGCCGCCATCGAGGCCGGCCTCGACCAGGCCGATCGCAAGGGCGTGCCCGTGGTCGCCGTCGACGTGGCACCGGACAAGGGCAAGGTCGCCATGGTCGTACGCGCCGACAACGTTGCGTACGGCACGAAGGCCTGCGACTACCTCGGCGGGCACATCACCAGCGGCAAGGTCGTGCAGATCATGGGCGACCTTGCCTCGGTCAACGGCCGGGACCGCTCCGAGGCCTTCCGCGCCTGCGTGAAGAAGAAGTACCCGGCGCTGAAGGTCCTGGAGATCCCCGCCAAGTGGGAGTCGGACACCGCGGCCTCCAAGCTCGACACGCTCCTCAACGCCAACCCCGACATCAAGGGCATCTACCTGCAGGCCGGCGGTGTCTACCTGGCGCCGACCCTGCAGACCCTGAAGTCGAAGGGGATGCTGAAGAAGACCGGCACCGCGGGCCACATCACCATCGTCTCCAACGACGGCATCCCGCAGGAGTTCGACGCGATCCGCAAGGGCCAGATCGACGCGACCGTCTCCCAGCCGGCCGACGCCTACGCCAAGTACGGCATGTACTACGTCAAGGCGGCGATGGAGGGGAAGACCTTCAAGCCGGGCCCGACCGACCACGACTCGACGATCGTCAAGCTGCCCAACGGCATCCTCGAGGACCAGCTGCCCGCCCCGCTGGTCACGAAGGACAACGTCGACGACCCCAAGCTCTGGGGCAACACGGTCAAATGA
- a CDS encoding sugar ABC transporter ATP-binding protein — protein sequence MSLQESQLVPLVEARGIVRRYGPTTALADGRLTVLPGESHALVGRNGAGKSTLVNVLTGLQAPDEGTVRFDGEPAPPLADRDAWRRTVACVYQHPTVVPELTVAENLFINRQPQHRGFISWRRLKTEAAQLLDTWDVRVDPEARTADLKVEDRQMVEIARALSFGARFIILDEPTAQLDNREIERLFDRMRALQDSGVTFLFISHHLQEVYEVCQTVTVLRDARWITTAPVADLPRAALVEAMAGESLEAIAEQAVQEQLVDDDAPVLLDARGLTSDTYENVDLTVRRGEVLGLAGSSASGKTELAEAFAGLRTPTGGSARLDGELLRFGSVQAALKAGIGCVPRDRHQQGLVRGMTIGDNTTMSVLDRLGRFGFIGTDRKRGFATELIDRLDIHAEGPEQPVSDLSGGNAQKVVMARALASEPRLLVLINPTAGVDVKSKESLLARVDTAREDGTAVLVVSDELDDLRRCDRVLVLFHGRVVAEHSAGWRDHELIASIEGVDHG from the coding sequence ATGAGCCTCCAGGAAAGCCAGTTGGTGCCCCTTGTCGAGGCGCGGGGCATCGTCAGGCGCTACGGCCCCACCACCGCCCTCGCGGACGGCCGGCTCACCGTGCTGCCCGGCGAGTCCCACGCCCTCGTCGGCCGCAACGGCGCCGGCAAGTCGACCCTGGTCAACGTCCTCACCGGACTCCAGGCACCCGACGAGGGCACGGTCCGCTTCGACGGCGAGCCCGCGCCCCCGCTCGCCGACCGGGACGCCTGGCGCCGCACGGTCGCCTGCGTCTACCAACACCCCACGGTCGTACCCGAGTTGACGGTCGCCGAGAACCTCTTCATCAACCGCCAGCCACAGCACCGCGGCTTCATCAGCTGGCGGCGGCTGAAGACCGAGGCGGCCCAGCTCCTCGACACCTGGGACGTGCGCGTCGACCCGGAGGCACGCACCGCCGACCTCAAGGTCGAGGACCGCCAGATGGTGGAGATCGCCCGGGCGCTCAGCTTCGGCGCCCGCTTCATCATCCTCGACGAGCCGACCGCCCAGCTCGACAACCGCGAGATCGAGCGGCTCTTCGACCGTATGCGCGCACTGCAGGACTCGGGCGTCACCTTCCTGTTCATCTCGCACCACCTCCAGGAGGTGTACGAGGTCTGCCAGACCGTCACCGTGCTGCGCGACGCCCGCTGGATCACCACCGCCCCCGTCGCCGACCTGCCCAGGGCGGCCCTGGTGGAGGCGATGGCGGGGGAGAGCCTGGAGGCGATCGCCGAACAGGCCGTGCAGGAACAGCTCGTCGACGACGACGCACCCGTCCTGCTCGACGCCCGCGGGCTCACCTCGGACACATACGAGAACGTCGACCTGACCGTCCGGCGCGGCGAGGTCCTAGGGCTCGCCGGCTCCAGCGCCAGCGGCAAGACCGAGCTGGCGGAGGCCTTCGCGGGCCTGCGCACACCCACCGGCGGAAGCGCCCGACTCGACGGCGAACTGCTGCGGTTCGGGTCGGTGCAGGCCGCCCTGAAGGCCGGCATCGGCTGCGTCCCGCGCGACCGGCACCAGCAGGGCCTCGTCCGCGGGATGACCATCGGCGACAACACCACCATGAGCGTCCTGGACCGGCTGGGCCGCTTCGGTTTCATCGGCACCGACCGCAAGCGGGGCTTCGCCACCGAGCTGATCGACCGGCTCGACATCCATGCCGAGGGCCCCGAGCAGCCGGTCTCCGACCTCTCGGGCGGCAACGCGCAGAAGGTCGTCATGGCCCGAGCCCTCGCCTCCGAGCCGCGGCTGCTCGTCCTGATCAACCCCACCGCCGGCGTCGACGTGAAGTCCAAGGAGTCCCTGCTCGCCCGCGTGGACACCGCCCGTGAGGACGGCACCGCGGTCCTGGTCGTCTCCGACGAACTCGACGACCTCAGGCGCTGCGACCGCGTCCTCGTTCTCTTCCACGGCCGCGTCGTCGCCGAGCACTCGGCAGGCTGGCGCGACCACGAGCTGATCGCCTCCATCGAAGGAGTGGACCATGGCTGA
- a CDS encoding ABC transporter permease, giving the protein MADTKAAAPRSPSKAPAARSARTVLLRRARELALVPALLVLMVLGAVVNDSFLTERNLISILGASAALAMVVLAESLVLITGKFDLSLESVVGIAPAVGALLVLPAAQSGWGTELPPWLALLAILVVGGAVGAFNGVLVVKFKLNAFIVTLAMLIVLRGLLVGATKGKTLFGMPDSFYSLATSTFLTVPMSVWLAAVAFAVAGLVLKYHRVGRALYAIGGNADAARAAGIRVERVMLGVFVVAGVLASVGGIMQTGYVGAISANQGNNMIFTVFAAAVIGGISLDGGKGTMFGALTGVLLLGVVQNLLTLAQVPSFWIQAIYGGIILVALMIARVTTGRAQD; this is encoded by the coding sequence ATGGCTGACACCAAGGCGGCCGCGCCCCGCTCGCCGTCGAAAGCCCCAGCAGCGCGGTCGGCCAGGACGGTGCTGCTGCGCCGGGCCCGCGAACTGGCCCTCGTACCGGCCCTGTTGGTGCTCATGGTGCTCGGCGCTGTGGTCAACGACTCGTTCCTCACCGAGCGCAACCTGATCTCGATCCTGGGCGCCTCCGCCGCGCTCGCCATGGTCGTCCTCGCCGAGTCCCTGGTGCTGATCACCGGCAAGTTCGACCTGTCCCTGGAGTCGGTCGTCGGCATCGCGCCCGCCGTGGGCGCACTGCTCGTACTGCCCGCCGCGCAGTCCGGATGGGGCACCGAACTCCCGCCCTGGCTCGCCCTATTGGCGATCCTCGTGGTGGGCGGGGCCGTCGGCGCCTTCAACGGGGTCCTGGTCGTCAAGTTCAAGCTGAACGCGTTCATCGTGACCCTCGCGATGCTGATCGTCCTGCGCGGACTGCTGGTCGGCGCGACCAAGGGCAAGACGCTGTTCGGCATGCCCGACAGCTTCTACTCCCTGGCGACGAGCACCTTCCTGACCGTCCCGATGTCGGTGTGGCTCGCGGCGGTCGCCTTCGCCGTCGCCGGGCTCGTGCTGAAGTACCACCGCGTCGGACGCGCCCTGTACGCCATCGGCGGCAACGCGGACGCCGCCCGGGCGGCCGGTATCCGCGTCGAGCGCGTGATGCTCGGCGTGTTCGTCGTCGCGGGCGTCCTCGCCTCGGTCGGCGGGATCATGCAGACCGGGTACGTCGGCGCGATCAGCGCCAACCAGGGCAACAACATGATCTTCACCGTGTTCGCGGCGGCGGTCATCGGCGGCATCAGCCTGGACGGCGGCAAGGGCACCATGTTCGGCGCCCTGACCGGCGTACTCCTGCTGGGTGTCGTACAGAACCTGCTCACCCTCGCCCAGGTGCCTTCCTTCTGGATCCAGGCCATCTACGGCGGAATCATCCTGGTCGCCCTCATGATCGCCCGTGTGACGACGGGCCGAGCACAGGACTGA